The following proteins are co-located in the Candidatus Accumulibacter cognatus genome:
- a CDS encoding MerR family transcriptional regulator, whose translation MHVPDFGIAAVERDTGLSKDVLRVWERRYGFPAPCRDANGERSYPAEQVERLRLIKRLMDQGHRPGKLIAAATEELYGLAARSLVPRFEEENGEVEQLGALLALIKQRDSAAFQQAMQQRLARQGLQHFVQDSVAPLTRRVGKAWEEGSFEIFDEHLFTELTKRLLRQAIATLPVGRSRPRILLTSVPDEQHVLGLLMVEALFALEGADCIPLGTQMPLLEIGRAASAHRADIIALSFSIAFPQRQIAVLLQQLRMMLPPEAALWAGGAGIRRLAKLDGIDFLPTFNLALAALADWRATHS comes from the coding sequence ATGCATGTTCCCGATTTTGGCATCGCCGCCGTCGAACGTGACACGGGCCTTTCGAAGGACGTTCTTCGTGTCTGGGAACGCCGTTATGGTTTCCCCGCGCCATGCCGCGACGCCAACGGCGAACGCAGTTACCCGGCCGAGCAGGTCGAGCGCTTGCGCCTGATCAAACGCCTGATGGATCAGGGCCACCGGCCGGGGAAACTGATCGCGGCTGCCACGGAAGAACTGTACGGGCTTGCCGCGCGTTCTCTGGTGCCGCGTTTTGAGGAAGAGAATGGGGAAGTCGAGCAACTCGGGGCATTGCTCGCACTGATCAAACAGCGCGACAGCGCCGCTTTTCAGCAAGCCATGCAGCAGCGCCTTGCCCGCCAGGGTCTACAACATTTTGTCCAGGACTCGGTGGCGCCGTTGACCCGGCGTGTCGGCAAAGCCTGGGAGGAGGGCAGCTTCGAGATCTTCGATGAACATCTGTTTACCGAACTCACCAAGCGCCTGTTGCGCCAGGCCATTGCCACGCTTCCCGTCGGCCGGAGCAGGCCGCGCATCCTGCTGACCAGCGTACCGGACGAACAGCATGTGCTCGGCCTGCTGATGGTCGAGGCGCTATTCGCACTCGAAGGCGCCGACTGCATTCCTCTCGGGACACAGATGCCCTTGCTCGAAATCGGCCGCGCTGCCAGCGCGCACCGCGCCGACATCATTGCCCTTTCCTTCTCGATCGCTTTTCCGCAACGCCAGATTGCCGTCCTGCTGCAACAGTTGCGGATGATGCTGCCACCGGAGGCAGCCCTCTGGGCCGGGGGCGCCGGCATCCGGCGACTGGCAAAACTGGACGGTATCGATTTCCTGCCGACTTTCAACCTGGCTCTCGCAGCACTGGCCGACTGGCGCGCCACACATTCCTGA
- a CDS encoding MBL fold metallo-hydrolase yields the protein MLPDYPFATPPAAGETFEVSPGIHWLRMPLPFALNHINLWLLEDDAGWTIVDTGFALDTVKECWQGVLSRLTTTAHGGKIVRIIVTHFHPDHLGLAAWLQERTGAPVCMTVGEYLTAHAVWHEVGGHGNQPMLRQFRAHGLDADRCAALERRSGGYNRGVPSLPTHYQRLFDGDQMAIGGHHWQVRIGFGHSPEHAALYCAELGVLISGDMLLPKISTNVSVFAVTPLADSLGDYLQSIDHYRELPAETLVLPSHGLPFYGIENRVNALHAHHQERLQVLEEHCTTPRSAAELLMTLFSRDLDTHQTMFAMGEAIAHLNRLEHAGRLLRVEDAHGLVRFVRRQAAASPT from the coding sequence ATGCTGCCAGATTACCCCTTTGCCACCCCACCCGCCGCTGGCGAGACCTTCGAGGTTTCTCCGGGTATCCACTGGCTGCGGATGCCGCTGCCATTCGCCCTCAACCACATCAACCTCTGGCTGCTCGAAGACGATGCCGGATGGACCATCGTCGATACCGGTTTCGCACTCGATACAGTGAAGGAGTGCTGGCAGGGCGTTCTCTCCCGTCTGACCACAACGGCACATGGCGGGAAAATCGTACGCATCATCGTCACGCATTTCCATCCCGATCACCTCGGTCTCGCCGCCTGGTTGCAGGAGCGTACCGGTGCGCCGGTATGCATGACGGTAGGCGAGTATCTGACAGCGCATGCGGTCTGGCACGAGGTGGGCGGCCACGGCAATCAGCCGATGTTGCGGCAATTTCGCGCGCACGGCCTCGATGCCGATCGCTGCGCGGCACTGGAACGTCGCAGCGGTGGCTACAATCGCGGCGTACCGAGCCTGCCGACGCATTACCAGCGCCTGTTTGACGGCGACCAAATGGCCATTGGCGGACATCACTGGCAAGTCCGCATCGGTTTCGGCCATTCGCCGGAACATGCGGCACTCTACTGCGCCGAACTCGGCGTGTTGATCTCCGGCGACATGCTCTTGCCGAAGATCTCGACCAATGTCAGCGTCTTTGCCGTCACACCTCTGGCCGACTCGCTTGGCGATTACCTGCAGTCAATCGATCACTATCGCGAACTGCCTGCCGAGACCCTGGTCCTTCCCTCGCATGGACTGCCCTTCTACGGCATCGAGAACCGGGTCAATGCGCTGCACGCACACCACCAAGAGCGTTTGCAGGTTCTTGAAGAGCACTGCACCACGCCACGCAGCGCCGCCGAGCTATTGATGACATTGTTCTCACGGGATCTCGATACGCATCAGACGATGTTTGCCATGGGTGAAGCAATAGCGCACCTGAATCGACTCGAACATGCCGGACGCCTGCTGCGCGTCGAGGACGCGCATGGGCTGGTCCGTTTTGTCCGGAGGCAAGCAGCGGCATCGCCCACCTGA
- a CDS encoding PaaI family thioesterase, whose translation MHKAQDPLFAERVRASFARQQAMNLIGARMAVVEAGYTEIHLPYKPEVTQQHGYIHGGIVGMIADSAAGYAANTLTAADTEVLTVEYKLNLLAPAEGPLLIAEGSVVRYGRTLIVTRAEVFVVSHGRKNLCALMQQTIMAVYGKHPAKT comes from the coding sequence ATGCATAAAGCCCAGGATCCCCTCTTTGCCGAACGCGTCCGTGCCAGCTTTGCGCGGCAACAGGCCATGAACCTGATCGGCGCCCGCATGGCGGTGGTCGAGGCGGGTTACACCGAGATTCATTTGCCGTACAAACCCGAAGTCACGCAGCAGCATGGCTACATTCACGGCGGCATCGTCGGAATGATAGCCGATTCGGCGGCGGGGTACGCCGCCAACACCCTGACGGCGGCCGACACCGAGGTGTTGACCGTCGAGTACAAGCTCAACCTGCTGGCCCCGGCCGAAGGCCCCTTGTTGATTGCCGAAGGATCGGTGGTCCGTTACGGCCGAACACTGATCGTGACCCGTGCCGAAGTGTTTGTCGTCAGCCATGGCAGGAAGAACCTGTGTGCGCTGATGCAGCAGACCATCATGGCCGTGTACGGCAAACACCCCGCCAAAACCTGA
- a CDS encoding isovaleryl-CoA dehydrogenase yields MPYPSLSFAHGETIDMLRATVQAFAAAEIRPRAEAIDRDNVFPADLWQKLGSIGLLGITAEEEYGGSGLGYLAHIIAMEEISRASASVALSYGAHSNLCVNQIRRNGNAAQKDRYLPRLISGEHVGALAMSEANAGSDVVSMKLRAEHKGDRFVLNGGKMWITNGGDADTLVVYAKTDLQAGSKGITAFIVEKGMPGFSCGAKLDKLGMRGSNTYPLFFDECEVPEENVLGQLNGGARVLMSGLDYERAVLAGGPLGIMAAVMDLVLPYIHDRQQFGQSIGEFQLMQGKIADLYTSFNVCRAYVYAVGAACDRGETTRKDAAGAILYAAEKATWMAGEAIQILGGNGYINEYPAGRLWRDAKLYEIGAGTSEIRRMLIGRELFSETL; encoded by the coding sequence ATGCCCTACCCGAGCCTCAGTTTTGCCCATGGCGAGACCATCGACATGCTGCGGGCGACCGTTCAGGCTTTTGCCGCTGCCGAAATCAGGCCGCGCGCAGAAGCCATCGATCGCGACAACGTCTTTCCCGCCGATCTTTGGCAGAAGCTGGGCAGCATCGGCCTGCTCGGCATCACCGCCGAGGAGGAGTACGGCGGCAGCGGCCTCGGCTATCTCGCACACATCATCGCCATGGAAGAAATCTCACGGGCTTCGGCGAGTGTAGCCCTCTCCTACGGCGCGCACTCGAATCTCTGCGTCAATCAGATTCGCCGCAATGGCAATGCCGCACAGAAAGACCGCTATCTGCCCAGACTGATTTCCGGGGAACACGTCGGGGCGCTCGCCATGTCGGAAGCCAACGCCGGTTCGGACGTGGTCAGCATGAAATTGCGCGCCGAGCACAAGGGCGACCGCTTCGTCCTCAATGGCGGCAAGATGTGGATCACCAACGGCGGGGACGCTGACACGCTGGTGGTCTACGCCAAGACCGACCTTCAGGCCGGCTCGAAAGGCATCACCGCTTTCATCGTGGAAAAAGGCATGCCGGGTTTCTCCTGCGGCGCCAAGCTCGACAAGCTCGGCATGCGCGGATCGAATACCTATCCGCTGTTTTTCGATGAATGCGAAGTGCCTGAAGAAAATGTCCTCGGCCAACTGAACGGCGGCGCGCGCGTGCTGATGAGCGGCCTCGACTACGAACGCGCCGTCCTTGCCGGTGGTCCGCTGGGAATCATGGCTGCGGTGATGGATCTGGTCCTGCCTTACATCCATGACCGCCAACAGTTCGGCCAATCGATCGGTGAATTCCAGTTGATGCAGGGCAAGATCGCCGACCTGTATACCTCCTTCAACGTTTGTCGTGCTTACGTCTATGCCGTGGGCGCAGCCTGCGATCGTGGCGAAACGACGCGCAAGGATGCCGCCGGGGCCATTCTGTACGCTGCCGAAAAGGCGACCTGGATGGCCGGCGAGGCGATCCAGATCCTCGGCGGCAATGGCTACATCAATGAGTACCCAGCGGGTCGCCTTTGGCGCGATGCCAAGCTCTACGAGATTGGTGCCGGCACATCGGAAATCCGCCGCATGCTGATTGGCCGGGAGCTTTTTTCCGAAACGCTTTAA
- the can gene encoding carbonate dehydratase, with the protein MTCTLRTLSADDTTAIEHVRQFFRNYAAWLGVDLCFQNFEVEMASLPGAYAQPEGRLFYAERDGRPAGCVGIRPFSTGLCELKRLYVEPSQRSFGIGRVLTMAAIKAAKEIGYRKLLLDTLPTMRVAVKLYRELGFKETPAYYQTPLEGTMFLALDLENWSEEEVVNENLFHLFDFNRAWSSRMQEIDPGYFLKLSRLQTPQYLWIGCSDSRVPANEIVGLLPGELFVHRNVANVVVHTDLNCLSVIQFAVDVLKVRHVMVVGHYGCGGVKAALNRDRTGLVDIWLRHVRDVHDKHLALVDTLPPERQHDRLCELNVLEQVANVCQTFVIQDAWQRAQPVTVHGWIYGLRDGLMRDLGFTVHRHEDLLPNYVAALTGLQA; encoded by the coding sequence ATGACTTGCACGCTGCGCACCCTCAGCGCTGACGACACCACCGCCATCGAGCACGTACGTCAGTTCTTCCGAAACTATGCCGCGTGGCTCGGCGTCGACCTGTGTTTCCAGAATTTCGAAGTGGAAATGGCATCGCTACCGGGCGCCTACGCCCAGCCTGAAGGGCGCCTGTTCTATGCCGAACGCGATGGCCGGCCGGCTGGCTGCGTCGGTATCCGACCATTTTCGACGGGCCTTTGTGAACTGAAGCGGCTGTATGTCGAGCCCAGCCAGCGTAGCTTCGGCATCGGCCGCGTGCTGACAATGGCGGCGATCAAGGCGGCCAAGGAAATCGGCTACCGCAAGTTGCTGCTCGATACCCTGCCGACCATGCGCGTTGCGGTCAAGCTCTACCGCGAACTGGGTTTCAAGGAAACACCGGCCTATTACCAGACGCCACTCGAAGGCACGATGTTTCTTGCACTCGATCTCGAAAACTGGTCGGAGGAAGAAGTCGTCAACGAGAACCTCTTTCACCTGTTCGACTTCAACCGCGCCTGGTCGAGTCGCATGCAGGAGATCGATCCGGGGTACTTTCTTAAACTTTCACGCCTGCAGACACCGCAATACCTGTGGATCGGCTGCTCGGATTCGCGCGTGCCGGCCAACGAGATTGTCGGGCTGCTGCCGGGCGAGCTTTTCGTCCACCGCAACGTCGCCAACGTCGTCGTACATACCGATCTCAACTGCCTGTCGGTGATCCAGTTCGCCGTCGATGTCCTCAAGGTCAGGCACGTCATGGTCGTCGGCCACTACGGTTGCGGTGGCGTCAAGGCGGCACTCAATAGGGATCGTACCGGGCTGGTCGACATCTGGCTGCGGCATGTCCGCGACGTGCACGACAAACATCTGGCACTGGTCGATACCCTGCCGCCGGAGCGGCAACATGATCGGCTTTGCGAACTCAATGTCCTCGAACAGGTGGCGAACGTCTGCCAGACCTTCGTCATCCAGGACGCCTGGCAGCGCGCTCAGCCGGTCACCGTGCACGGCTGGATTTACGGCCTGCGCGATGGACTGATGCGTGACCTGGGGTTCACTGTGCACCGCCACGAAGACTTGCTGCCGAACTATGTCGCGGCACTCACTGGGCTGCAGGCCTGA
- a CDS encoding DMT family transporter, translating to MTAAAERARASPTTYLKLLATALVWGATWIAGRVAVSEASPLAVASWRFLLAALVLGMLVVIHEGWPRWSLKEWLTLGALGASGIFLYNLCFLYGLRVIEAGRGALVVALTPAVVAVGDWLLFRAPMSPMKAAGIALAMFGCLLVVTNGDPRLLLACEVGLGEWLIIGCSVLWAVYTFVGRRGTRSLSPLAMTFGASLTGWGMLTIAALLQGSLFVLTEITWRGLSAIMFLGLFGTALAFTWYAEAVQRIGATRSAAFINLVPVSAVIFGTLLLDERLGVVVLFGGTLVIAGVVITNHAGARLATGVISKEKIQ from the coding sequence TTGACCGCCGCTGCCGAGCGGGCGCGGGCATCCCCCACGACCTACCTCAAGCTGCTCGCCACCGCCCTGGTCTGGGGGGCAACCTGGATTGCCGGCAGGGTGGCGGTCAGCGAAGCCTCGCCGCTGGCAGTGGCCAGTTGGCGCTTCCTGCTCGCGGCGCTGGTCCTCGGCATGCTGGTGGTGATCCATGAAGGCTGGCCGCGCTGGTCGTTAAAGGAGTGGTTGACGCTCGGGGCACTGGGCGCCAGCGGCATCTTTCTGTATAACCTGTGTTTCCTTTACGGTTTGAGGGTGATCGAGGCCGGGCGTGGCGCGCTGGTGGTGGCGCTGACGCCGGCGGTGGTCGCGGTCGGTGACTGGCTCCTGTTCAGAGCGCCGATGTCACCGATGAAAGCTGCCGGCATCGCGCTGGCGATGTTTGGTTGCCTGCTGGTGGTCACCAATGGTGACCCCCGTCTGCTGCTGGCCTGTGAGGTTGGTCTCGGCGAATGGCTGATAATCGGCTGCAGTGTGCTGTGGGCGGTTTATACTTTCGTCGGACGGCGCGGCACGCGCTCACTATCGCCGTTGGCGATGACCTTCGGTGCCAGTCTCACCGGCTGGGGGATGTTGACCATCGCGGCGTTGCTGCAGGGTTCGCTGTTCGTGCTGACGGAAATCACCTGGCGTGGCTTGAGCGCGATCATGTTTCTCGGGCTATTCGGTACCGCCCTCGCATTTACCTGGTACGCTGAAGCAGTGCAACGCATCGGCGCGACGCGCTCGGCGGCGTTCATCAACCTGGTCCCGGTCAGCGCCGTCATCTTCGGCACCCTGCTGCTCGACGAACGGCTCGGGGTCGTGGTTCTGTTCGGCGGTACGCTGGTCATCGCCGGCGTCGTCATTACCAATCATGCCGGCGCGCGCCTTGCGACCGGCGTCATCAGCAAGGAGAAAATCCAATGA
- a CDS encoding acyl-CoA dehydrogenase — translation MILTQEQEMIRDSLRVFAQERLAPFAAEWDRHHTFPADALRELGELGALGMVVPEQWGGAGMDYLSLVLVIEEIAAGDGATSTIVSVQNSLACGITMKYGSDEQKENWLKPLARGEMLGCFCLTEPHTGSDAAAITTRADRDGDHFVLNGVKQFITTGKYAQVAIVFAVTDKSAGKKGISCFLVPTATPGYIVARIEEKMGQRASDTAQILFENCRVPASCLLGKEGDGYRIALSNLEAGRIGIAAQSVGMARAAFEAAVQYAKERETFGKPIIEHQAVSFRLADMATQIDAARLLVWRAATFKDAGRPCLKEASMAKMFASEMAEKVCSDAIQILGGYGYVSDFPVERIYRDVRVCQIYEGANDIQRLVIGRAVSGD, via the coding sequence ATGATCTTGACACAAGAACAGGAAATGATCCGCGACTCGCTGCGCGTTTTCGCGCAGGAGCGCCTGGCGCCCTTCGCTGCCGAGTGGGACCGCCATCACACCTTCCCGGCAGATGCACTGCGAGAACTTGGCGAACTCGGCGCGCTTGGCATGGTCGTTCCCGAACAATGGGGCGGTGCCGGCATGGACTACCTGTCGCTAGTGCTGGTGATCGAAGAGATCGCCGCCGGCGACGGCGCCACCTCGACGATCGTCAGCGTGCAGAACTCGCTGGCCTGCGGTATCACAATGAAGTACGGCAGCGACGAACAGAAGGAAAATTGGCTGAAGCCGCTGGCGCGCGGCGAGATGCTCGGCTGCTTCTGCCTGACCGAACCGCATACCGGCTCCGATGCCGCGGCCATCACCACCCGCGCCGACCGCGACGGCGATCATTTCGTTCTCAATGGCGTCAAGCAGTTCATTACCACCGGCAAGTACGCACAGGTAGCGATCGTCTTTGCCGTCACCGACAAGTCCGCCGGCAAGAAGGGCATCTCGTGTTTCCTGGTGCCGACCGCGACACCCGGTTACATCGTTGCCCGCATTGAGGAAAAGATGGGTCAGCGCGCTTCGGATACCGCGCAGATCCTCTTCGAGAACTGCCGGGTTCCAGCTTCCTGCCTGCTCGGCAAGGAAGGCGACGGCTACCGGATTGCCCTGTCGAACCTCGAAGCCGGCCGCATCGGCATCGCTGCCCAGTCGGTCGGGATGGCGCGTGCCGCTTTCGAAGCGGCGGTGCAATATGCCAAGGAACGCGAAACCTTCGGGAAGCCGATCATCGAGCATCAGGCGGTGAGCTTCCGTCTCGCCGACATGGCAACGCAGATCGATGCCGCCCGTCTGCTGGTCTGGCGAGCCGCAACCTTCAAGGATGCCGGCAGGCCCTGCCTCAAGGAGGCGTCGATGGCCAAGATGTTCGCCTCCGAAATGGCCGAAAAAGTCTGCTCTGACGCCATCCAGATTCTCGGCGGCTACGGCTACGTCAGCGACTTCCCGGTCGAGCGAATCTATCGCGACGTCCGTGTCTGCCAGATCTACGAAGGTGCCAATGACATCCAGCGTCTGGTGATCGGCCGCGCCGTGTCGGGTGATTAG
- a CDS encoding DUF3579 domain-containing protein — MPTTSHSSFIIVGLTIAGKRFRPSDWAERLCGVLSAFGAEKKMRYSPYVGPRTYKGEKAVFVDGRLYEVEPMAYRFVLHFAQDNDLQLIQDLAPIAANSQSKPA, encoded by the coding sequence ATGCCCACTACGTCGCACTCCTCTTTCATCATCGTCGGTCTGACCATCGCAGGCAAGAGGTTCCGCCCCAGCGACTGGGCCGAAAGACTTTGCGGTGTTCTGTCAGCTTTTGGCGCCGAGAAGAAAATGCGCTATTCGCCCTATGTCGGTCCCAGGACCTACAAGGGCGAAAAAGCTGTTTTTGTAGACGGCCGATTATACGAGGTGGAGCCCATGGCCTACCGCTTCGTACTGCATTTCGCACAAGACAACGATCTGCAACTGATCCAGGACCTCGCCCCGATCGCCGCCAACAGCCAGAGCAAGCCGGCCTAG
- the mobA gene encoding molybdenum cofactor guanylyltransferase — MRKDFPDETACITGVILAGGRGRRMGGVDKGLQELCGRPLVAWVIERFGPQVDELLINANQNGDRYAVFGHRVLADQISEFAGPLAGLQAALTAARHSLLATAPCDSPFLPSDLVHRLRQALTTSGADLAVARTFNQPQPVFCLCRREVLPSLSEYLESGGRRVDRWHAMLQVVEVAFDDQAGAFENINNRDELERFERAVPDQTS, encoded by the coding sequence ATGAGAAAAGACTTTCCTGATGAAACAGCGTGCATCACCGGCGTTATTCTGGCGGGTGGGCGCGGTCGCCGCATGGGCGGCGTGGACAAGGGGCTGCAGGAACTGTGCGGGCGACCACTGGTTGCCTGGGTCATCGAGCGCTTCGGCCCGCAGGTCGACGAACTACTGATCAATGCCAATCAGAACGGTGATCGCTACGCTGTTTTCGGCCATCGCGTTCTGGCCGACCAGATCTCCGAATTCGCTGGTCCGCTGGCCGGCCTGCAAGCTGCGCTGACGGCGGCGAGGCACTCGCTGCTGGCTACCGCTCCCTGTGATTCACCGTTCCTACCGAGCGATCTGGTTCATCGCCTGCGGCAGGCCCTGACCACGAGCGGCGCCGATCTTGCCGTCGCTCGCACCTTCAACCAGCCTCAACCGGTGTTCTGCCTGTGTCGGCGTGAAGTCCTGCCTTCGTTGAGCGAATACCTGGAAAGCGGTGGGCGCCGTGTCGATCGCTGGCACGCGATGCTACAGGTAGTCGAGGTGGCTTTTGATGATCAGGCCGGGGCTTTCGAGAACATCAACAACCGCGATGAACTGGAGCGCTTCGAAAGGGCGGTGCCTGATCAGACAAGCTGA
- a CDS encoding ISAs1 family transposase: MEAGGRVRLMDVWVGVRDPRQAKKVEHDLVEMLVVAVCAVLSGADGFVEIEAWAKEKLDWLRRYLKLERGIPCHDTFGRVFAAIDPGEFGAAFLRWVGQVVPALSREEVVAIDGKTSRRSGKAGATPLHLVSAFAAQAGVVLGQRATAAKSNEKTAIPELLTTLALEGCLVTIDAMGTQPNIAQAIRDRGADYVLAVKDNQPTLAGSIRDFVSAFDAAPERTPHRFHQVVEKDHGRLEGRRCHVFDQLDCLHAPERWPDLKSFAMITSERTIGGKTSVERRFYLSSLAPDAERMNRVVRQHWRVENSLHWCMDVVFRDDQARTRTDHAAHNLAVLRQWVLNLLRTAPVKRKGGLQVQRLIAATSDSFRAQLLGLV; encoded by the coding sequence ATGGAGGCAGGAGGCAGGGTCCGGTTGATGGACGTGTGGGTTGGTGTGCGGGATCCACGACAGGCGAAGAAGGTCGAGCACGACTTGGTGGAGATGCTGGTGGTGGCGGTGTGTGCGGTGCTCTCGGGTGCAGATGGCTTCGTGGAGATCGAAGCCTGGGCGAAGGAAAAGCTGGACTGGCTGCGCCGTTATCTCAAACTGGAGCGTGGCATTCCGTGCCATGACACGTTCGGGCGGGTGTTCGCGGCGATCGATCCCGGCGAGTTCGGTGCGGCTTTCCTGCGCTGGGTCGGCCAAGTCGTGCCGGCGTTGAGCCGGGAGGAAGTCGTGGCGATCGATGGCAAGACGAGTCGTCGTTCGGGGAAAGCGGGCGCCACGCCATTGCATCTGGTGAGCGCTTTCGCCGCCCAAGCCGGCGTGGTCCTGGGACAGCGTGCGACGGCTGCGAAATCGAACGAGAAGACCGCCATTCCGGAACTGCTGACCACCCTGGCACTGGAAGGCTGCCTCGTCACGATTGACGCGATGGGGACGCAGCCCAACATCGCACAGGCCATTCGTGATCGCGGAGCCGACTATGTGCTGGCGGTCAAGGACAATCAGCCCACCCTGGCCGGGTCGATCCGGGATTTCGTCAGCGCCTTCGACGCCGCGCCGGAGCGGACCCCGCACCGGTTTCACCAAGTCGTCGAGAAGGACCATGGCCGTCTGGAGGGGCGGCGCTGCCACGTCTTCGACCAGCTCGACTGCCTGCATGCGCCGGAACGCTGGCCAGACCTGAAATCCTTCGCGATGATCACCAGCGAGCGGACGATCGGTGGCAAGACCTCCGTCGAACGTCGCTTTTATCTCAGCAGCCTCGCTCCGGACGCTGAACGAATGAACCGCGTCGTTCGCCAGCACTGGCGTGTCGAGAACAGTCTGCACTGGTGCATGGATGTCGTCTTCCGCGATGATCAGGCGCGCACGCGTACCGATCATGCTGCCCACAACCTTGCGGTCCTGCGCCAGTGGGTCCTCAACCTCCTGCGCACCGCGCCCGTGAAACGCAAGGGCGGCCTTCAGGTGCAGCGCCTCATCGCCGCGACTTCTGACAGCTTCCGGGCCCAACTCCTGGGTCTTGTATAA
- the prfB gene encoding peptide chain release factor 2 (programmed frameshift), whose amino-acid sequence MEAEQLNLIENRLADLGQRATELRRYLDYDQKADQLKAVAREFEDPKVWDNAERAQELGREKRVLENVVLTLSRIGDGLRDASDLFEMAREEDDDDTLNAVIADVDSIEKEVSGLEFRRMFNNPADPLNCFVDIQAGAGGTEAQDWAAMLLRMYIRYGERKGYAVEVLEESEGEVAGIKTASIKLSGDYAYGMLRSETGIHRLVRKSPFDSNARRHTSFCSVTAYPEIDDSFEVDINPADLRIDTYRASGAGGQHINKTDSAVRITHLPTNIVVQCQNDRSQHRNRAEAMAMLKSRIYEAEMRKRQAEQQKLEDAKSDIGWGHQIRSYVLDQSRIKDLRTNVEVGNTQSVLDGDLDQFIEASLKQGV is encoded by the exons ATGGAAGCCGAACAGCTCAACCTCATCGAAAACCGGCTCGCCGACCTCGGTCAGCGGGCCACCGAACTGCGGAGGTATCTT GACTACGATCAGAAAGCTGATCAGTTAAAGGCCGTTGCGCGCGAATTCGAGGATCCGAAGGTCTGGGACAACGCCGAGCGCGCGCAGGAACTCGGACGCGAGAAACGCGTGCTGGAAAACGTCGTGCTGACGCTGAGCCGCATCGGCGATGGCCTGCGCGACGCCAGCGACCTCTTCGAGATGGCGCGCGAGGAGGATGACGACGACACGCTGAACGCGGTCATTGCAGATGTCGACTCCATCGAGAAGGAGGTCTCCGGCCTCGAATTCCGGCGCATGTTCAACAACCCTGCCGACCCGCTCAACTGCTTCGTCGACATCCAGGCCGGCGCCGGCGGTACCGAAGCGCAGGACTGGGCGGCGATGCTGCTGCGCATGTACATCCGCTACGGCGAACGCAAGGGCTACGCGGTCGAAGTGCTCGAGGAATCGGAAGGCGAAGTCGCCGGCATCAAGACGGCCAGCATCAAGCTCTCCGGCGACTACGCTTACGGCATGCTTCGTTCGGAAACCGGCATCCATCGACTGGTCCGCAAGTCACCCTTTGATTCGAATGCGCGCCGCCACACCAGTTTCTGCTCGGTGACCGCCTACCCCGAAATCGACGACTCCTTCGAAGTCGACATCAACCCGGCCGATCTGCGCATCGATACCTATCGCGCTTCCGGCGCCGGTGGTCAGCACATCAACAAGACCGACTCGGCGGTGCGCATCACGCATCTGCCAACGAACATCGTCGTGCAGTGCCAGAATGACCGTTCGCAGCATCGCAACCGTGCCGAGGCAATGGCGATGTTGAAGTCGCGCATCTACGAAGCCGAGATGCGCAAGCGCCAGGCCGAGCAGCAAAAGCTCGAAGACGCCAAGTCCGACATCGGCTGGGGTCACCAGATCCGTTCCTATGTGCTCGACCAGTCGCGAATCAAGGACTTGCGCACCAACGTCGAAGTCGGCAATACCCAGAGCGTGCTCGACGGCGACCTCGACCAGTTCATTGAAGCCAGCCTGAAACAGGGCGTCTGA